The DNA window gtttaacataaaaatattgcataaaatacaattcaatataatacaatacaatacgacttaatacggcgttccaaacgagcccttagcCTCTTgtatttcttttcaaaaaagattcaacttttttaaaataacttatttttgactataatataacttttttaaaaaagattCCTTTGCTCACCAATAGTTTAACTACTAATGGTAATTATATTTTGcaggaataaaaaaaaaacacgtgTAGTTATATCATTATACAGTAAATTAGTTGTGAAATTTAAttgttttactaaaaaaaattgataaaagaaataataactatACTGTAGAAACGTAAGTGAGTtaactaatttataatattaatttaattaatctataataatataatagatttttttataccttatatactattttttatttttatttttaacggTTTAGGTTGCTCTAGTAATTTTTATCTGGGTTGCTATGTCGattttatgattaaaattatttttttagttactATGTGGGTTGTTATATGTACTTCTatgaaaatgtaaaaaaaactgCATATATAAAATGGGTGCTTTAGATTTCTTAATCATCCTCAGTTTTATACGATGTTTCTTACAATCTCAGGCTCAAAGCCTATCATGCCACCCAAATGATTTTTAAGCATTACAAGATTTCGTGAGGGGCTTGGAAACAGTGATTGATGGGTGGGAATCTGAATCCTATTCTGATTGCTGCAAATGGAAAGGAATCACATGCCATTCTTCATCTATTGGGAAAGTTGTAGAGTTAGATCTTGCAGAGAAGAAACTTTCTGGTAAGCTCTCTGAATCACTGAAAATTTGGATCAGCTGAAAGCTCTCAATTTGTCCCACAACTTTTTTAAAGGCTCCCTTCCAAAATCACTCTTCCACTTACCAAATTCACAAGTTCTAGACTTGAGCTCTAATTATCTAACAGGCTCAATTTCCACTGTTATTAATTTACCTTCAATACAAGAGTTAGATATCTCTCAGAATTCCTTGGAGGGTTTTCTTCCACCTAGTATGTGTGACAATTCTTCTTCACTTAGATCATTGAATCTCCAAAGAAACTACTTGCAAGGTAATCTTCCATCACAACTTGGGAACTGTAGTTCATTAGAGTACCTTTTTCTTGGCCAAAATAATCTTAATGGTGAAATAGCAGAAAGTATAAATAAGTTGCAAAAGCTAACTCAATTGAGCCTTAGAAACAACAAGTTTTCAGGGCTAATTAGCCAAAGGATCAGTAACCTCACCAACCTTGTTCAATTTGACATATCTTCTAATGCATTTTCAGGAACCATTCCAGATGTTTTTCACAGCATTGGTAATTTAGAGAAATTTGTTGCCTTTTCAAACAATTTTACTGGTTTTATTCCTCTCTCCATGTCAAATTCTCCCACTCTTACTGTACTAAATCTTAGGCACAATTCCTTAGAGGGTTTGGTTAATCTTAACTGTTCAGCAATGGTAAAATTGGCTACTCTTGGTTTAGGTGGTAATAGGTTCAGTGGGCCTATTCCAGATAATCTCCATTCTTGTCAAGCTCTGAGTACTTTAGATCTTTCTCGCAATAAATTCACAGGTCAAATACCAGAAAGCTTCAAGAATTTTCATAGTCTTTCTTACTTCTCTCTTTCAAATACCAGAAACTCTAATCTTTCTTCAGCCTTGAGAATCTTTCAGCATTGTGAAAACCTTAGTACTTTGTTCTTCACCTTAAACTTTCATGGTGAGCAGTTGCCAGCTGATCTTACCATTCATTTCAAAAAGTTGAATGTTCTCATTATTGCTAACTGCAGACTCAGAGGCTCAATACCACAATGGTTGAGTAGAAGCAACCAATTGAAACTATTGGATTTGTCATGGAACCACTTGGATGGAACAATTCCTTCATGGTTTGGTAATTTCAAGTTCCTCTTTTACTTGGACTTATCAAAAAACTCATTCAGTGGCGAAATCCCAAGAAGAATAACTGAGTTAAGAAGCCGTATTGATATGGATGTATCCATGGACAAAACTCCAATGGACTTCACCTTTTCATGGAAGAGAAATGTAAGTTTAAGTAGGTTGCAATACAATCAACTGATGAGTCTTCCACCAACTCTAGATTTGAGTTATAACAAGCTTAGTGGATCAATCTTGCCCGAGTTTGGTAATCTTAAAAAGCTTCGAtatttagatttgaaatttaacAACCTATCAGGACCAATCCCAAGTAACTTGTCAGGGTTGAGAAACTTAGAGGCACTGAATTTTTCACCACAAACTTTCTGGGACGATTCCCTCATCGTTGGAAAGTCTAAGCTTTCTATCAAAGTTTAATGTTGCTTACAACCAATTGCATGGAAAGATCCCTTCAGGGGGTCAGTTTTCAACCTTTCCAAGTTCAagttttgttggaaatattgAGCTTTTTGGTGATGATTACACAAATATTATTTGTGCAAAAGATGAGTCGTCCACTATTCCAAGGGAGACAACCCATCAATCACAAAGAGATAAAAGCTTTACAAATGGGATAATTGTTGGAGTTGCCTTTggttttgtgtttgtgtttggaGCTTCATTATTCCCTGAAATCTTAAGATATGCTGGCCCCATGAAGAGATTAAGGAGTCACTAATTGAGCATTAATCCAACTTAAAATTGTTCAAATATTGTAATGTGGAAATTAACATTCGGCTTCAATGGCTTGTTTTGTTTATGTGTTTGGGTggtgtttatttgtttctacGGAGTTTGGAACTTGTGAAATTATTATGTGTTTGTTTTGTGATGGCCTTTTCAGCCTTTGTTCAATGTAATTTGTGCTCTTCCTTGGTTCCAACCCTGATGACAGGAAAAGTACCTTTGGCATGTTCCTTGGTTCCAACCTTGTATTGTGATCTTCAAAGAAGCAGAAAACTGTCTCTCGATCGAGTAAAGAAGCAGAATATTGCAGCTAGGgctattcaaaaaaatttacaaaccgcccaaaccaaacGGAATAAACCGACAAAAAACACAACCCGAATAACTTtacgaaaaattcaaaccgcccaatgaatatattggaCGGGTTGAATATTATTCTAACCCGCCCAAATAACCCGAATAAACCGAATAAACcgatttacatattttttactaaaattatctataatataatatataaattgcgtttaatagttaaactattttacatttaaagtttgtattttatAGTGtctaatttgaaatttaaaatttatagttgATAACGGTATTTGAATACTGAAGTTGAAACTTAAAATTTACATatgagtatattttttttattctattttttaaaaaatattgtttaatactttaatgtttattcaatttatatttattttttaacattaatttaaactataacTATTTTAATCTTGAAACACGTAAactatacatttattttttcaaatcaattatttgaacaccaaaaactaacaataataaaaaaaaataaagatcggTTTAAACGGGTTAACACGACCAAACCGACAAAAATTATTGGACGGgttgcattttttttatttttttcattggaTGGGTTACAATTAGATATTTGCAACCCGACAATTATATTGGATTGGTAAAAATATACTATAATCTgactaaaccgaccgatgtacaccCCTAATTACAACCTTGCTCATACTGCTGCAGAAATCACTTGGATTCAAGCTCTCATTGCTGAGATTGGTCTGTAACTGCAAACTACTCAAACTAGCTGGTGTTACAATCGAAGTTCGGTTCTGATGGCTGTCAACCTAATTCTTCACTCACAGTCACAGACCAAGCATATTGAGTTGGATTTATACTTTGTGCGTGAAAGAGTTCTGAACAAACAATTGATTATCAAGTATGTTCCTGCTTGTGATCAAATAGTCCACATCTTAACTAAAACTTTGTCTAGTACTCGTTTTGTTTTTCTAAGAGACAAACTTAATTTAGCTTCTTTAGCTATACTAAAAAAAGGAGAGGTGTTAGATAATATtagttttcaagttttagtTATAGGACTGAACATTTCGAGCGGGTTCGACTCGAACTCGAACTGGTGAacccaaatttttattttaaaaaaaaaatattcaggCGAGTCAGGTTCAACCCAATACCCTTTGGGCGGGTTCACAGGTTGAGTTTTTAGGAGTACCAGGATTTCGGGTTGAAACCGAACCCGCCTGCCAACCtgcatattaaatatattatatatatttttttatttttttaatatattatatatattaattgaaaaataaaaagaatttaaaataaaaaaccttaaaattgttatattatatatgtttaatttaataaataaaaaaaataaaagaaataattatttgaataaaaaattaattttttaaaagagttgactgagttgaccgggtcaacccgccaacccagtCAACCCGGCCAaccgaaacccgccaacccgccaaCTCGTGCCCTATCCTAGTTCGGGTTCGGTTTCATTtttttgaacccgaaacccgtaaatttaaaatctgataaACTCGTCCGATGTTCAGCCCTAATTAATTATGCTTTTCGATTATGGTTGTTATATTTTCTGTTATGACAGATGTACTTTAGTTAgttaatttttctttcttcagttgtatatattttaatgaagATTATTTTCTCCATTCTGTTCTTCTTTTCAACAATATCTACaccatatcatatatatactctattctatataatatatattttcacaTTACTTTTATATGTGTATGTTTTGTTTCGAATTGTAACTTtgtccttatctttttttttctttatttgtattttgtgaTTTAAGATTGtaacattttttaatttaatctcTAGTCCTTATAATCTTTTTCTTATTGTAtaaagttgtaatttttttagtctCTTTGTTTATCATATTATTCTTCTATTGATATCTTATATTTTCCTACCATAATTAATCCAACTTACATATACAATATAGAGGTCAAAAGTTCAAATCTCATAAacacttttaattttaatatttaaagcttACTTTTTGCCATcttcaaacaaaaaataaataaataaaattcccCTTGATTTTAATTTTGCTCCGTGCTAGACGTTGTCTAATAATAatactctttttaaataatattttatacaaaaatctTTTAAAATGATTAAActacatttctttcaaaaaaaaaataaataaataaactacatgaaaacgtgaaaaaaaaaaaaaaacaaatacttTTTCAGCCAAAGGAAGACTTTGCATGGCTGCtatctattgttttattatagttATCAGTTTGACAATATAActctttaattaataattatccgttatattaaaaattaatggcTAACAAGCCGCCACCTCCCAATTCTAtccatgtgatcatttattttgAGTCCTAATATTTACTCAACTAGACACACACATCCACAGCACTCTTAACCACAATCAAATTCAACATCTTCAACAAAATCTAatctttaataaaaatattcttactAGTAACAACCAAACCACACCATTAAATCTTAGAAAGGTTATGTAATGCACtccaatatataattaagtgcaaATGTCATTACTCGTCTCATCTACACTTATTTAAACACAGCCAAAGTCAACATTGTCAACACAATCCAATCTTCAATAAAAGCTTCTCACAATCACATCACTAAATCTTATATATCAACACTTATCTTCACTTGGATCATCTTAGTTTTCTCCCAAAACCCAAAAATGAGCAAACTTCATCTCACCCTCTTCCTCTTCATCACCATTATTCTCACCCACCAATGTGTCAAAGATGCCTCAGCCGCCTGCCACGTGGACGACGAATCGGCTCTACTGAGCTTCAAATCCGGCATCACAGTTGATCCTTCAGGCATGCTCAGCTCTTGGAAAAAAGGTACTGACTATTGCTCTTGGCCGGGTATTAACTGTCGGGTCAACAATCGAGTCACGGAGCTTTCGTTAGTGGGTCAACCCGATCAACCCAAAAGCTTCTTATCTGGTACAATCTCACCATCTCTTGCAAAGCTCAGATTTTTAAGCGGCCTTTACCTTCAAGATCTTCGAAATCTCACGGCTCCATTTTCGGGTCTGCTTTTTCAGCTACCCAACATAGATTTTGTCTACATTGAGAACAACAGGCTTTCGGGTTGGATACCCGAAAACATTGGGGATTTAGCCCGTTTAGGTGCCCTTAGCTTATACGGGAATCGATTCACTGGAACGATTCCGAGTTCAATTTCGAAGTTGACTCAGTTAACTCAGCTCAAACTCGGTGGGAATCTCTTCACTGGGTCTTTCCCAACTGTGATCCAAAACCTAAAAAACCTAACTTGATTGTATTTAGATCGAAACCAGTTTTTGGGTCCTTTACCAGAAATTTTCAGGTCATTTTCAGAGCTTAGGTTTCTCAATCTTTCTCACAACAAATTTTCCGGGAAAATGCCAAATTCAATCTCGACCTTGTACCCAAAACTAACTTTCCTAGAGCTAAACCACAATCTTTTCACTGGGAAAATCCCAGATTTTCTAGGAAAATTCAAGGTGTAAAAGAACACAGAGAGAAAagaatgttggaatttattttaccaggatcttagatctactcacaagtatgtttatgaacaccctaaatatgaactttctaaaacgatgaaataaacacgtataaagtttaagaaccttacattgggtgcagcagaattaaatgactccttccgttcagatctctaacccttgtatcctttctgtagcagagtattatcaagatctgaacttggatctctttctctggatctttgatgctgaaactcctttgctgatgatctttcttcacgatcttcctcactatgattgaggtattacttgttgtgtgtgggcactactctaatcactaaggtaagttcgaaatatgaaggaagaagagagagagcgggtggcggccaaggaagagagagaaggctcaggtttttctgattcagaagtgtaattttcctgaagccttcagtatctatttatagcattccactagggttatgtttgaattatttggcattaaaataatgaaaatatcagtttaaaatgcctataaaagtggccggccatggcttgatggatttgggccttgctttttgtaattttgcaattttaacacttttgtatctgattttctcaaaaatgctaattttctaattcaaccatttaaatgccaattctaactatttaataactataaataattattaaataatattgtcatttatcatatttattaattgaaccgtacaaagtatcataattaacaaatatgcccctataaactctttctttacaatttcgcccttacttagtgaaaatttcacaaatagacatagtctaatttgtgaattataattgattaatcaaaaccaattacatgagtcttacaaacaatattatctcaactagtgcggggaccatgggtctatataaccgagcttccaatatgtagatcaagaatttagcactaaaattcactaactaattaattcttcgttgaatccacgcatagaacttagaattgcactctcagtatatagaatgctctatatgttccaccatatagacgcatcattagttatccattgttataatcctaatttgatcaatgatcctctatatgaatgatctacactgtaaagggattagattaccgtaacaccctactatgtatttgatccttaaaacacttgaccccgtataaatgatatttcagcttatgtgaaatgagtactccaccatttatgttcgtttggtcaagctcgaaggagatcatcctttgcttactattcgccagatagaagctatagattccatgtttatgctagcgctcccactcaattgcactaccgtgttctcaaaatgtacgtatcaccctgacctaaaagtaggcttaactaacaaatcaaagaacacgaatagcctttcaagattgagcctaatcataacaggattaagaacatttgatctaggatgaacttggcgatattgacttgaatagattttacggtaagtttaattaaatctaagtcaaagttcaatatcggtcccttccgatgcatactccatgcatccaacttgagctttactttaaccaatgttctggaaagaaca is part of the Cannabis sativa cultivar Pink pepper isolate KNU-18-1 chromosome 5, ASM2916894v1, whole genome shotgun sequence genome and encodes:
- the LOC133037841 gene encoding polygalacturonase inhibitor 2-like produces the protein MSKLHLTLFLFITIILTHQCVKDASAACHVDDESALLSFKSGITVDPSGMLSSWKKGTDYCSWPGINCRVNNRVTELSLVGQPDQPKSFLSGTISPSLAKLRFLSGLYLQDLRNLTAPFSGLLFQLPNIDFVYIENNRLSGWIPENIGDLARLGALSLYGNRFTGTIPSSISKLTQLTQLKLGGNLFTGSFPTVIQNLKNLT